The region ACTACCAGTAATGTTGTTATTTTGGAATCAACAGGGCGTAAGGGCTTTGAGCGAGCAGCTTTAAAGGCACTCAAACAATGGCAATATGAGCCAGCAATGGAAAATGGCAAGCCGATCCAACAGTGTAAAAATAGAGTCCAGCTATCGTTTTCGATGAATCGTGACAAAGACGGAGTGTCGAGACGCTTCTACAGCCTTTATAAGGATCTCGAACAAGCAATCGCAGACCAAGAATCAGAGGAGGTTGATAGGCTAGCTGCGCGGCTTAAAGGTTTTGATATCAAAACCTTGCGGGAATCTTTTTACAAGTACCAGATAATGGCGAAGTATGCTGAATTTAAAGGCCATAAAGCTCAACAATTAAAGCATTTGACCAGTGCGTATGATTTTTCCAGTTCGAGAAAATTCTTTGAATACAAGCAAAGACAAAAAGCGAGTCAAGTGGACGCCGTTGGTACGAAAAATTCTGAGTTAGAAGCAACAGAAAAACTGAGTGTTAAAGCACAAAATTATTACCATTTCCTCGATGGCTCACTGTTTCCAGTATTACATGAAAAATTATTACTCGAACTCGACTTTGGCCGTGTTGGTGATGCCCTCAATTCTGTCGATAAGTTGTTGTTACTTTCCTCTGCCAAGCCTAATTGGCCGGCATACCAGCAGCAAAAACAAACGCTTATTGATTTTATTGCCAGCGATGCACCCATAATCACCCAAGGCAATATAGGCAAAAGAGACTTTTGGCAGCACACGCTAATTCGCAATGAATTTCAATTAACGGATGTCTCTGGTGAACTTCACAAATTGGACATACGTTGCCGAAATAAGCGTCATGTGTACACCGTTAATGACCAATCGGTGTGGAAAATTCCACAGAGTTGGCAGGGGTGTAATGTCCTCGTCTATGGTGACAACAATGCGAGCTTTAAATTAGTGGAGTTAAATCCAAGCAATACGGCTAAACAGGTGACGGAATCTGTTAGAGAACAGGTGAAAGAACAAGGCTAATATCCAGTTAGATGCACGCTGTCGCATCCAAATGAAAGAGCGGTTTATCGCGATAACAAAAAAGTTGTAATAAAAATAAACAGCCAGCGACTAGTGAGTAGTAATCATTGATTGAACTGACTTTTATATTTGGGAGCTGGATATGGAAATTGTTGAAAAAACCTTGCTAATCTTCACCATAATGGCGGCTATTGTTGGGCTTGCTTGGTTAGATAAACGTTTTGCTCTTGGGCTATCGGGGGGAATGAATTTAGGCGTTTCAGCCAATGCTAAAGGCTCTGCCAAAGATGCTGAGCTACAGCGCCAAATTGCAGAAAAATCTCAAGAAGTAGAGTTGCTTAAACAACGTGTTGCAACTTTGGAGCGGATTGTGACCGATCCTGCCGAGCAATTAAAACGTGAAATAGATCGACTTTAACTATTTGCTTGGTATTGGCTAACCCTGATGTCATCGGTATTTTTCAAGCTAGTTGGCGCTTAAATTTTTAACTTACACTACTTTTTAACCAGCTATGCTGTGTTAGAGTATATTGGCTAACCGAAAACAAAAAGGAAAAACGAAATGGCATTTGAGGTAAGGTTTGAATTAAAAGATTCAGATTTAGCGCACTTTCGCGAAGTAATGAAAAAAGCGATCGAAGGTGCATCGCATTTAAGTGAACAAGAGATTCTAGCTAAGGCAAAAGAGTTGAGTGCTACCGTGCAAGCAGATGTGCCAGAGTTCGTCGCCGAGCGTCTGCGTAAGCTCGAAGTGTTAGTGACTATGGTTGAAGATGCACAGTGGAATATTGAAGGGGAAGAGCGGGCAAACGTATTAAGTGCATTAGCCTATTTTAGTGACCCACAAGATTTAGTACCTGATCACATTCCGGCATTAGGCTTTTTAGACGACGCCATTATGATTGAGCTAGTGGTTGAAGATTTACAAGACGATGTTGAAGCATTTGAAGAGTTTTGTGCTTACCGAGAGCGTGAGCAAGGCCGTGCTGGTGACAAAGAAATTACCACGGAAGACTGGTTAGATGCGAAACGCAGAGAGCTGCACAGCCGTATGCGTAATCGCCGCAGTTCACGTCGTGGTGGTCGTTCAGGTTTCCGTTCAATTTTTTAAGCTACTGCTTATTTGAACCAAAGATAAAATAAAAGGCCTCGATTTCATAAGAAATCGAGGCCTTTGTTTTTTGTACTGCCGCTATAGCGCAGCGCTTGGAGCGCTATTCACAGCCGCAGCTATCACCACAGCCGCCTGCTTCGCTGTTTTCGCCATGCACATGGCCGTGCTCAAGCTCTTCGGCAGTGGCTTCACGTACTTCTAGAATTTCTACATCGAAGTGCAGATCAATACCTGCTAGTGGGTGGTTACCATCAACGGTGATCTCTTCGTCAGTCACTTCAACAACAATCACCGTTTGTTCACCTTCGTCAGTGGTCGCGCGCAGCTGCATACCCACTTGTAAATCATCAACACCTTCCATCACGGCTTTTGGCACGGTTTGCACGTATTCATCAAAGCGCTCACCGTAGGCGAGGTCGGCGGCGACATCAACTTCGAACGTATCACCTGCTGCTCGGCCATCCAGTGCTTGCTCAAGACCAGGAATTAAATAGCCCGTACCTTGAATAATATTGAGTGGTTCGTGATCGTAAGAGCTGTCGATCAATGTCCCTTCACTGTCTGATACTGCGTAGTGAAGTTTAACAACTGCATTGTTTGAGATTTTCATAAAATTAAAGCGCTCGTTAAGTAAGTAAATAGTGTGAATAAAACTAAGTGTTTGTCACTGGGTGTTATTCATCTGCATTCTGTGTGTTTTCGTATGGTAGTGCGGTTAAAACAAGTTTAACATCGTCATTATCTTTGACCCTAAGCACGTCGCTGTCAGACAGTTCATTGGCAACCACGGCCTGAATATAAAGTTCACCAGTATCAGCCTGATAGCTAGCAAGTACATCACCACCTGTTCGCCAGTTCTCAGCCATTTGCTTTTCAATGGCTAGCGCTGAGGTGAATTGTGATTGGCTATGACCCGTTAACAATGCCATCATTTTCTTGTTTTTACCTAAGTACTGCATACGGGCGACGGTTTCTTGGCCTAAGTAGCAGCCTTTGGTAAAGCTAATGCCAGCTAGTTTATCGAGGTTCAGCATTTGTGGCACGTATTTGGCGACTGTGGTTTCACTGAGTTGCGGGAAACCTTCGCTAATTTCTAATAATTGCCAAGCTTGGCTGTTAAGCGGCTCGGCATCAATACCGTTTAATAGCTGAGCGGTGTCCTCTGCTGTTGCTACCACTAAATAGCGGGCAATGTTTCCAGCTAAGTAAACGATACTCGTGTGTTGATAGGTAACAACGGGGGTTTGTGCATCGGGTAATTGGCCCACTTGTGCTGCCAGTTGTTGGCTCGTTTGTTCACCAACCAAGCAAGTAAATTTAAGGCTTGTTACCTCGCTAATGTTCACTTTGGCGAAGACACCAAATTTTTGTAATTCTGCCAGCGAACTTTTTATTGAGTTTTCTGGTTGTACCAGTAATAACGCCCCTTGATGCGTTATCAGCCTAAATACTGACAGAACTTTACCTTTGGCATCGCAATGGGCGCCGTGCTGCAAGTGGTGCGCTTGCTGCTCGTTGACATCACAAGTAACTTGCCCTTGTAAGTACTTTTGTTGCTCTTCGCCTTCAAGTTTTATCGCTGAAAGCTGCGGTAGTGGTATAACAAAGTTCTGCGGCAAGTTTGAAAGATTGGGTAATGCTGAGCTCATGTGGTGATTAATGCACAAAATTAGGTTTGAAATACAAGTATAGGCAGATTCAAAAAAAACAAGCGAAAGCCGAGACTTTATTTGTCAAATTGGTAGAATGCAGCTAGTTTGAATGTGAAGGAAAAAAAATGTCGTTAGCTAAAAATAAAGCGCGCCTAAAGTGGGCATGTCGCCGTGGTATGTTGGAACTTGACGTATTGTTTATGCCATTTGTGGAAAACGCTTACGACGACTTAACTGACGAGCACAAGCGCGAATTTGAACGTTTATTAGAATGTGACGACCCGGAGCTTTTTGCTTGGTTTATGGGACACGAGGAATGTGAAGACCCGGCACTCAAGGAAATCGTGCAAATTATTCTTAACCGCATCAAAGTGTGATATTTGCTACACACCAATAAAAGTTAATTGGTTACTCGCTGTTGGCTGTGTGTTGCTGGCAGCTTGCTACCTTATTTTTCGTTATGCGCAAACCGCGCTGTGGCTCTGGCAGGCGCTATTCGTTTTGGCGCTATTAAGTGCCATACTGTTTTATCTTACGCGGCAATGGTTTTACGCATCAGGCGCTGAGCACTTAACCGTGATACTGCCTGATCATGAAATCTGTTGGCGTAATAAAATCTATGTGCTTGATAGTGCAAGCCGGCTGAGCTTCTTGGGCTTCTGGCTAGTCTTAAATGATCAGACAGAGCGAGCGCTTGGTAGCGTGAATAGTGGCGTAAAAATGCCGCTAAGTATCAAGAATTTGCGCAAGCCTAAACGGTATAGCGAATTGTTTATCCAGCGCCGTCAGCTAAATTATCAACAGACATGCTATTTGAGTTATTTAATTAAAGCGGCGCAAAAGCACCGCTAAATAGTCTTACTTTTTATCACTGATATGAGCTTGATCAGACTCATCTGGTGATAATACGGTATTACCTGACGAGGGGGATAACTCAGGGTAGTCTAGTGTGTAATGCAAGCCACGGCTTTCTTTGCGCAGTAGCGCGCTTTTGATAATCAATTCCGCGACTTGCACTAAGTTTCTCAGCTCAAGTAAGTTATTACTGACACGGAAGTTTTGATAATACTCATCAATTTCCCGTTGGAGTAACTCAACGCGATGTAAGGCGCGCTCCAAGCGTTTAGTGGTGCGCACAATACCAACGTAATCCCACATAAATAAGCGCAACTCATGCCAGTTGTGCTGAATCACCACTTCTTCGTCTGAATCCGTTACACGACTTTCATCCCATTTGGGGAGCTTTAAGTATTTCTGCGGTGTTTTTAGGTGGTTAGCGATGTCGCTTGCTGCGGCACGAGCAAAAACTAAACATTCTAATAAAGAGTTACTCGCCATGCGGTTGGCACCGTGTAAGCCAGTGTAAGCCACTTCACCAATAGCGTAGAGGTTATCGACATCAGTGCGCCCATGCTTATCAATCATTACGCCACCACAAGTATAATGCGCGGCAGGAACAACAGGAATAGGTTGCTTGGTCATATCAATGCCCAGCGACATCGTTTTTTGATAAATCGTCGGGAAATGCTGCTTAATAAAGTCCGCTGGCTTGTGGCTAATATCAAGATACATGCAATCGGCACCTAGGCGCTTCATTTCATAATCGATAGCACGCGCGACGATGTCGCGGGGGGCTAATTCAGCACGTTCGTCAAATTCAGGCATAAAGCGACTGCCATTAGGGCGGCGTAAAATAGCGCCTTCGCCACGTAGTGCCTCTGTCAGCAAAAATGTGCCAGCATCAGGGTGGTACAAACAGGTTGGATGGAACTGATTAAACTCCATGTTGGCCACGCGACAGCCCGCCCGCCAAGCCATCGCAACCCCGTCACCACTCGCCACATCAGGGTTTGAGGTATATTGATAAACCTTGCTGGCGCCACCAGTGGCTAATATCGTTTTACGCGCGTGAATCGTTTCTACTTTTTCACTGTTGCGGTTCCAGATATACGCACCGACACAGGCTTTTTCGCCGTTTTGGTCATGGTTAACAGTTTGTTCATGGCTAATTAGGTCAATA is a window of Thalassotalea euphylliae DNA encoding:
- a CDS encoding energy transducer TonB, translating into MNKLNLLIFSINAYLLFSPAAIAKLPPETSPQIQSNHEPASTNPILSTEITQIIDAKPKFRVPPKFPVNEAKKGVDGWVRLSFIVEPDGTTSNVVILESTGRKGFERAALKALKQWQYEPAMENGKPIQQCKNRVQLSFSMNRDKDGVSRRFYSLYKDLEQAIADQESEEVDRLAARLKGFDIKTLRESFYKYQIMAKYAEFKGHKAQQLKHLTSAYDFSSSRKFFEYKQRQKASQVDAVGTKNSELEATEKLSVKAQNYYHFLDGSLFPVLHEKLLLELDFGRVGDALNSVDKLLLLSSAKPNWPAYQQQKQTLIDFIASDAPIITQGNIGKRDFWQHTLIRNEFQLTDVSGELHKLDIRCRNKRHVYTVNDQSVWKIPQSWQGCNVLVYGDNNASFKLVELNPSNTAKQVTESVREQVKEQG
- a CDS encoding YkvA family protein, yielding MAFEVRFELKDSDLAHFREVMKKAIEGASHLSEQEILAKAKELSATVQADVPEFVAERLRKLEVLVTMVEDAQWNIEGEERANVLSALAYFSDPQDLVPDHIPALGFLDDAIMIELVVEDLQDDVEAFEEFCAYREREQGRAGDKEITTEDWLDAKRRELHSRMRNRRSSRRGGRSGFRSIF
- a CDS encoding FKBP-type peptidyl-prolyl cis-trans isomerase codes for the protein MKISNNAVVKLHYAVSDSEGTLIDSSYDHEPLNIIQGTGYLIPGLEQALDGRAAGDTFEVDVAADLAYGERFDEYVQTVPKAVMEGVDDLQVGMQLRATTDEGEQTVIVVEVTDEEITVDGNHPLAGIDLHFDVEILEVREATAEELEHGHVHGENSEAGGCGDSCGCE
- the ygfZ gene encoding tRNA-modifying protein YgfZ, translated to MSSALPNLSNLPQNFVIPLPQLSAIKLEGEEQQKYLQGQVTCDVNEQQAHHLQHGAHCDAKGKVLSVFRLITHQGALLLVQPENSIKSSLAELQKFGVFAKVNISEVTSLKFTCLVGEQTSQQLAAQVGQLPDAQTPVVTYQHTSIVYLAGNIARYLVVATAEDTAQLLNGIDAEPLNSQAWQLLEISEGFPQLSETTVAKYVPQMLNLDKLAGISFTKGCYLGQETVARMQYLGKNKKMMALLTGHSQSQFTSALAIEKQMAENWRTGGDVLASYQADTGELYIQAVVANELSDSDVLRVKDNDDVKLVLTALPYENTQNADE
- a CDS encoding FAD assembly factor SdhE, which gives rise to MSLAKNKARLKWACRRGMLELDVLFMPFVENAYDDLTDEHKREFERLLECDDPELFAWFMGHEECEDPALKEIVQIILNRIKV
- the nadB gene encoding L-aspartate oxidase yields the protein MSKQHNCDVLIIGSGAAGLTLALHLAKNADVIVLSKGPINEGSTFYAQGGIAAVFDENDSIDSHVQDTLIAGAGICEEDVVRFTAENAKACLEWLIEQGVEFDQEQDSSGDAKYHLTREGGHSHRRILHSADATGQAVQETLSSRIKQHNRIRVFERYNAIDLISHEQTVNHDQNGEKACVGAYIWNRNSEKVETIHARKTILATGGASKVYQYTSNPDVASGDGVAMAWRAGCRVANMEFNQFHPTCLYHPDAGTFLLTEALRGEGAILRRPNGSRFMPEFDERAELAPRDIVARAIDYEMKRLGADCMYLDISHKPADFIKQHFPTIYQKTMSLGIDMTKQPIPVVPAAHYTCGGVMIDKHGRTDVDNLYAIGEVAYTGLHGANRMASNSLLECLVFARAAASDIANHLKTPQKYLKLPKWDESRVTDSDEEVVIQHNWHELRLFMWDYVGIVRTTKRLERALHRVELLQREIDEYYQNFRVSNNLLELRNLVQVAELIIKSALLRKESRGLHYTLDYPELSPSSGNTVLSPDESDQAHISDKK